The Juglans regia cultivar Chandler chromosome 2, Walnut 2.0, whole genome shotgun sequence genome includes a window with the following:
- the LOC108995427 gene encoding MDIS1-interacting receptor like kinase 2-like — MGNNNIASRIPHEIGNWNQLGELDLSSNHIVGTIPKEFGKLISLIILRMNGNKLSGAIPFEFGSLKKIEYLDLSSNKLSKSIPSNFGDFEKLIDLNLSHNNFSQGIPTHLLKLSHASKLDISYNSLNGEIPSEISQMESLEILNLSHNNLSGFILKSFEQMRGLLHIDIFYNELQGPIPNSKAFLDAPIGTLKGNKGLCGNATDLQPCKHSSKRGQKVVFLLVFPLLGATFVLLSFFGIFLFMQRRKTDLESKQSKTEGQVLFLSILHFNGRTLYDEIIKVTNGFDALCCIGKGGHGTVYKAELTSGDIVVVKKFNRPLHDAGENRFQKEFLNEIRALMHIRHRNIVKLYGFCSHVQHSFLVCQYLERGSLSIILGNEDVAKELGWCKRLNIVKGVAYALSYMHHDCSPSIIHRDISSSNILLDSQFEAHVSDFGTVKLLKPDSSNWTSFAGTYGYVAPELAYTMKVTEKCDVYSFGVLAIEVIRGKHPGDSISSLSMPLAMENIQVKDVLDQRLPFPTAQVENELIIVVELAMKCLNAYPQSRPTMHMISQVLSTNIANS, encoded by the exons ATGGGCAACAACAATATTGCTAGTAGAATACCACACGAGATTGGAAATTGGAATCAGCTAGGTGAACTTGATCTTTCTTCAAATCATATAGTTGGGACCATTCCAAAAGAATTCGGAAAGCTGATTTCTCTAATAATATTGAGGATGAATGGCAATAAACTCTCTGGTGCTATACCTTTTGAATTTGGgtcattgaaaaaaattgaatatctTGACTTGTCCTCAAACAAGCTGAGTAAGTCAATTCCAAGTAATTTTGGGGACTTCGAGAAATTGATCGACTTGAATTTAAGCCACAACAATTTTAGCCAAGGGATTCCAACCCACCTCCTGAAGTTATCTCATGCCTCCAAATTAGACATAAGTTATAACTCTTTAAATGGAGAGATACCATCAGAGATTAGCCAAATGGAGAGCTTAGAGATCTTGAATCTCTCCCATAATAATCTTTCTGGCTTCATTCTGAAATCTTTCGAACAAATGCGTGGCTTGTTGCATATTGACATATTCTACAATGAGTTGCAGGGTCCCATTCCCAATAGCAAAGCATTTTTAGATGCTCCAATAGGAACATTAAAAGGGAACAAAGGATTGTGCGGTAATGCTACAGATCTACAGCCTTGCAAACATAGCTCAAAAAGGGGACAAAAAGTCGTGTTTCTTCTCGTTTTCCCACTTTTAGGAGCAACTTTTGttctactttctttctttgggatttttctctttatgCAAAGAAGAAAGACAGATCTAGAATCCAAACAAAGCAAGACCGAGGGCCAAGTACTGTTTCTTTCAATATTACATTTCAATGGAAGAACATTGTATGACGAAATCATAAAAGTGACCAATGGTTTTGATGCTCTATGTTGCATTGGGAAAGGAGGACATGGAACTGTCTATAAAGCAGAGCTAACTTCAGGTGATATTGTAGTTGTGAAGAAATTCAATCGACCACTGCATGATGCTGGTGAGAACAGATTTCAAAAGGAGTTTCTGAATGAGATAAGGGCATTGATGCACATACGCCATCGAAACATTGTTAAACTTTATGGTTTTTGTTCCCATGTGCAACATTCCTTTTTGGTTTGTCAGTATCTAGAGAGGGGTAGCTTGTCCATAATCTTGGGCAACGAAGATGTTGCTAAAGAATTGGGCTGGTGTAAGAGATTGAATATTGTTAAAGGTGTGGCATATGCCTTGTCTTACATGCACCATGATTGCTCCCCTTCGATTATTCATCGTGACATATCAAGCAGCAACATCTTGCTGGATTCTCAATTTGAGGCTCATGTTTCAGACTTTGGCACCGTAAAGCTTTTAAAGCCAGACTCATCGAACTGGACATCATTTGCAGGCACTTATGGATATGTTGCACCag aGCTTGCTTATACAATGAAGGTAACTGAGAAATGCGATGTGTACAGCTTTGGCGTATTGGCAATCGAAGTCATTAGAGGAAAGCATCCAGGTGATTCCATCTCCTCACTATCAATGCCGTTAGCTATGGAGAACATACAGGTGAAAGATGTGTTGGACCAACGGCTTCCATTTCCAACAGCTCAAGTTGAAAATGAACTTATAATAGTTGTAGAACTAGCCATGAAATGCTTAAATGCCTATCCCCAATCAAGGCCGACGATGCACATGATTTCTCAAGTGTTATCGACCAATATTGCAAATTCCTAG
- the LOC118347643 gene encoding MDIS1-interacting receptor like kinase 2-like, with amino-acid sequence MGSLAIKKVFSLLINFVLFSQLVFSLEVPAVSSNSSKEATALLTWKNSLQNESQSHSSSWTSVSSSTLNLSRNPCNNWLGISCNLAGSVVKIDLGNSSLQGTLHGFSFSSLPNLAYIDLYMNTLFETIPPQISYMSKLEHLDLSFNQFSGKIPPQIGSLSKLKYLDLSCNQFSGKIPQEIGKLTNLEVLHLAYNNLNSSIPEEIGRLNFLTELLLHRNHIDGSIPSSLGNLTNLVNLLLSDNELSGFVPSEMGNLSNLDLLFIHRNCLIGPIPPTFGNLKKLISLSMFANSFSGPIPLEIGNLNSLMQLSLLQNNLSGSIPPSLGDLANLTLLHLNNNNLSGSIPTEIGKLTSLISLQLNENQLHGYLPTSFANLSNLVNLTLHDNQLTGPIPQGIGNLLNLAFLRVDTNQFIGNLPQNICHGLSLRYFVASNNHLDGRIPKSFKNCTSIVRVFLGDLK; translated from the exons ATGGGATCATTAGccattaagaaagtattttcccTTCTCATCAACTTTGTCCTATTTTCTCAGTTGGTTTTTTCACTGGAAGTGCCTGCCGTTTCTTCTAATTCTTCCAAAGAAGCTACTGCTCTTCTTACATGGAAAAATAGCCTTCAAAACGAATCCCAATCCCACTCATCTTCATGGACTTCAGTTTCTTCTTCCACTCTAAACCTAAGTAGGAATCCATGCAATAATTGGCTTGGTATTTCATGCAACCTTGCTGGAAGCGTCGTCAAAATAGACCTTGGCAACTCTAGCTTACAAGGTACGCttcatggattttctttttcgtCATTGCCCAATCTTGCGTATATTGATCTTTACATGAACACACTTTTTGAGACAATTCCACCTCAAATTAGCTACATGTCAAAACTTGAACATCTCGATTTGTCCTTTAATCAGTTTTCAGGTAAAATCCCACCTCAAATTGGCTCcctgtcaaaactcaaatatctTGATTTGTCCTGTAATCAGTTTTCAGGCAAAATCCCCCAAGAAATTGGCAAGCTAACTAATCTTGAGGTCCTCCACCTTGCATATAATAACTTAAACAGCTCCATTCCTGAAGAAATAGGGCGCCTAAACTTTCTAACCGAACTTTTACTTCACAGAAACCATATAGACGGTTCCATCCCTTCTTCTTTAGGCAATTTGACCAACTTGGTTAATTTGCTTCTTTCTGACAATGAACTTTCTGGTTTCGTTCCTTCAGAAATGGGAAACCTCTCCAATTTGGATCTACTTTTCATTCATAGGAACTGTTTGATAGGTCCAATCCCTCCCACTTTTGGGAACTTGAAAAAGCTAATCAGCTTGTCCATGTTTGCTAATTCATTTTCCGGTCCCATCCCTTTAGAAATTGGAAATTTGAATTCCCTAATGCAATTAAGTCTTCTTCAAAATAATCTTTCTGGTTCAATTCCACCATCATTAGGTGATTTGGCAAATCTTACCCTACTTCACCTGAATAATAATAACCTTTCTGGATCCATTCCAACAGAAATAGGAAAGTTGACTTCTCTCATATCTCTACAGTTGAATGAAAACCAGCTACATGGTTATCTTCCAACTTCATTTGCTAATTTGAGCAATTTGGTAAATTTGACCCTTCATGACAACCAACTTACCGGTCCTATTCCTCAAGGAATTGGAAATCTCCTCAACTTGGCTTTTCTAAGAGTAGACACAAACCAATTTATTGGTAATTTGCCTCAAAACATTTGCCATGGTTTATCACTTCGGTACTTTGTTGCAAGCAACAATCATTTGGATGGCCGAATCcccaaaagcttcaaaaattgCACAAGCATAGTCAGAGTCTTCTTAGGAG ATCTCAAGTAA